A section of the uncultured Fusobacterium sp. genome encodes:
- a CDS encoding MalY/PatB family protein has product MKYNFDEIIDRSKVNSKKWNPNLYKDTFNGHTDLLPLWVADMDFKVAQPILDAMRKVIDHGILGYTAPDEEYYQAIIQWNKKRKNCDIKKDWIVYTNGVVPAISFIIQNFTNEEDHILIQTPVYHPFRMSTENNNRKIITSSLINNNGYYTIDFEDFEKKIKENNIKLFILCNPHNPVGRVWKKDELLKIAEICLKYNVLIISDEIHSDLIFKEHSHTSFLTLDEKYWKNLFVCTAPSKTFNLAGIQTSLILIPNPELKLKYQTALGKVRIENPNTFGIEGVKAGYLHGEEWLEQVLEYLDNNRKFIQKFLAEKIPSAKYTLPEGTYLAWINLSEALKGEKIEEFFENKAKVAIDYGNWFGEEGEGYIRLNFACPKSILEEALNRIYNALK; this is encoded by the coding sequence ATGAAATATAATTTTGATGAAATCATTGACAGAAGTAAAGTGAACTCAAAAAAATGGAATCCAAATTTATATAAGGATACTTTTAATGGACACACAGATTTATTACCACTTTGGGTTGCAGATATGGATTTTAAAGTTGCTCAACCTATATTAGATGCTATGAGAAAAGTAATTGATCATGGAATACTAGGATATACAGCTCCAGATGAAGAATATTATCAAGCTATTATTCAATGGAATAAAAAGAGAAAAAATTGTGATATAAAAAAAGATTGGATAGTTTATACAAATGGAGTGGTTCCTGCTATTAGTTTTATTATACAAAATTTTACTAATGAAGAAGATCATATTTTAATTCAAACTCCAGTATATCATCCTTTTAGAATGTCTACTGAAAACAATAATAGAAAAATTATTACAAGTTCATTAATAAATAATAATGGATATTATACTATTGATTTTGAAGATTTTGAAAAGAAAATTAAAGAAAATAATATTAAACTTTTTATCTTATGTAATCCTCATAATCCAGTAGGTAGAGTGTGGAAGAAAGATGAGCTTTTAAAAATTGCAGAGATCTGTTTAAAATATAATGTACTTATTATATCTGATGAAATACATTCAGATCTAATTTTTAAAGAACACTCTCATACTTCATTCTTAACTTTAGATGAAAAATACTGGAAAAATCTTTTTGTTTGTACTGCTCCTAGTAAAACTTTTAACTTAGCAGGAATACAAACATCACTTATTTTAATTCCAAATCCTGAATTAAAATTAAAATATCAAACAGCTTTAGGAAAAGTTAGAATAGAAAATCCTAATACTTTTGGAATTGAAGGAGTAAAAGCAGGTTATTTACATGGAGAAGAGTGGCTTGAACAAGTTTTAGAATATTTAGATAATAATAGAAAATTTATTCAAAAGTTTTTAGCTGAAAAAATACCTTCTGCTAAATATACTCTTCCTGAAGGAACTTATTTAGCTTGGATAAATCTAAGTGAAGCTTTAAAAGGAGAAAAAATCGAAGAGTTTTTTGAAAATAAAGCTAAAGTTGCTATTGACTATGGAAATTGGTTTGGAGAAGAGGGAGAGGGATATATTAGACTTAATTTTGCTTGCCCTAAATCTATTCTTGAAGAGGCTCTTAACAGAATTTATAATGCGTTAAAATAA